Within the Candidatus Neomarinimicrobiota bacterium genome, the region CAGTCGGTAGTCGCGCTTCCTTGGTAAGGAAGAGGTCACCGGTTCAAGTCCGGTCGTGGGCTCAATGATATTTGAACAAATTCAGCTGAGGAGTTATCATGGCAAAGAAGAAATTTGAAAGAACGAAGCCGCATGTGAACATCGGAACGATCGGTCACGTGGATCACGGTAAGACGACGCTGACGGCCGCCATCACGTATGTTTTGGCGAAGGCGGGAGGAGC harbors:
- the tuf gene encoding elongation factor Tu (EF-Tu; promotes GTP-dependent binding of aminoacyl-tRNA to the A-site of ribosomes during protein biosynthesis; when the tRNA anticodon matches the mRNA codon, GTP hydrolysis results; the inactive EF-Tu-GDP leaves the ribosome and release of GDP is promoted by elongation factor Ts; many prokaryotes have two copies of the gene encoding EF-Tu); protein product: MAKKKFERTKPHVNIGTIGHVDHGKTTLTAAITYVLAKAGGA